The Myxococcus virescens genomic sequence ACTCAATACCTCCGGTGAAGACTCCCTCGGGACAGCGACGCTTTCGACCGATGAAGGCTCATGGTGACAAGGCCTACGCCTCCAAGAAGAACCGGCGAGGGCTGCGCAGGCGCGGAATCGCCCCACGTATTGCTCGTCCTGGAGTGGAGTCCAAGGAGCGGCTGGGCCGGCACCGCTGGGTGGCGGAGCGCACGCAGGCCTGGAAGAACCAGTTCCGCCGACTCCGCGTCCGCGACGAGCGCAGGGCCGACGTTCACTTCGGCTTCCTCGTCCTCAGTTGCTGCGTCATCCTCCTGCGCAGCCTCTACCCTCACATTTGTTAGAAGCTCTTAGCCTGACATCCCGATGACGTGCGCCACGCCCAGGGCGCAATCATCCACACTTGCTGAATTGCTAGTCTTTCTCGTTTGAATTTGAATTAAATTCAAGACCAGTGCTAGTAAGAAATCGGCTTCGGCCAACCCCGCACAAACAA encodes the following:
- a CDS encoding transposase — encoded protein: SIPPVKTPSGQRRFRPMKAHGDKAYASKKNRRGLRRRGIAPRIARPGVESKERLGRHRWVAERTQAWKNQFRRLRVRDERRADVHFGFLVLSCCVILLRSLYPHIC